In Crassostrea angulata isolate pt1a10 chromosome 6, ASM2561291v2, whole genome shotgun sequence, a genomic segment contains:
- the LOC128188308 gene encoding carboxypeptidase B-like: MWTQLVLGVMLSTTAWSVPNPTIRYDGHEVLQILPKTIEDVHELLSLAKKYHLDIWKSPRYLNETFDVRVDPEQITDFVNDIEALGLKANHWITDVQKLIDEISTGRDRRATFSIGAFNDHASINAYLDSLASANPHVTVHTMGNSYEGRAIKYVKISNNLGVNKKAIYADGGIHAREWLAVTTVLYFIDQIANNPSRDRTIDALLGKFDFYFAPVVNPDGYEYSRSHDRMWRKNRRPVISGCNGVDLNRNFAYHWNPDNGGSRNPCEEVHAGTHATSEIETKHIQNFLCSHSNLIAYLNVHTYGQYWIYPWGYTPILPADYRDLDHLGRSAATAIRHTHGRTFTVGEDTRVLYAAAGGADDYAKGACGVKYSYTVELRDTGLHGFVAPTSYIIPAGEETFAGFKAFATELVHYEHL, encoded by the exons ATGTGGACACAACTCGTCCTGGGGGTAATGCTGAGTACGACCGCTTGGTCCGTCCCGAACCCAACTATTAGATATGATGG GCACGAAGTACTCCAGATCTTGCCCAAAACAATCGAAGATGTGCACGAGCTGCTCTCTTTGGCTAAAAAATACCAC CTTGACATTTGGAAGTCTCCTCGCTATCTCAATGAGACTTTTGACGTCAGAGTGGACCCTGAACAGATCACAGACTTTGTCAATGACATCGAGGCTCTAGGTCTCAAGGCCAACCACTGGATCACGGACGTTCAAAA acTTATTGACGAAATTTCCACTGGTCGCGATCGCCGAGCAACTTTCAGTATCGGTGCTTTCAACGACCACGCTTCC ATCAATGCCTACCTCGACTCGCTGGCTTCTGCCAATCCTCACGTGACTGTACACACCATGGGAAATTCTTACGAGGGCAGAGCTATCAAATACGTAAAG ATCAGCAACAACCTCGGCGTCAACAAGAAGGCCATATACGCTGATGGGGGAATCCACGCCAGGGAATGGCTGGCAGTTACCACAGTCCTCTACTTTATTGATCAG ATTGCCAACAATCCCAGTCGAGACAGAACAATCGACGCTCTCCTCGGAAAGTTCGATTTCTACTTTGCTCCTGTGGTAAACCCCGATGGTTACGAATACAGTCGAAGCCAC GACAGAATGTGGAGAAAGAACAGACGGCCCGTAATCAGTGGCTGCAATGGTGTAGACCTCAACAGGAACTTTGCTTATCACTGGAACCCTG ACAATGGCGGAAGTCGTAATCCTTGTGAAGAGGTCCACGCAGGAACTCACGCCACGTCAGAAATAGAGACCAAACATATTCAGAACTTCCTGTGCAGCCATAGCAACCTGATCGCCTACCTGAACGTGCACACATACGGACAATACTGGATCTATCCCTGGGGCTACACCCCAATCTTACCCGCCGATTACAGGGACTTG gatCATCTGGGCCGATCGGCAGCAACTGCAATTCGTCACACACACGGGAGGACATTTACTGTAGGGGAGGACACCCGAGTTCTTT ATGCTGCAGCCGGAGGAGCTGACGATTATGCCAAGGGCGCATGCGGAGTAAAGTATTCCTACACTGTGGAGCTAAGAGACACCGGCCTACACGGATTCGTGGCCCCTACCTCCTACATCATCCCCGCCGGAGAGGAAACTTTTGCCGGCTTCAAAGCGTTCGCAACAGAGCTTGTACACTATgaacatttgtaa
- the LOC128188310 gene encoding uncharacterized protein LOC128188310: protein MKRDVILSLFATCAIVGGIYVDKGNPYKQGLLKVGQITLSETIVGSPLHTIAFFPLENGDYPVVIFLGGLNTYVLSELYTVVLSSIASHGFFVFGVDYQFPVYDERMQFTKPQKYGKQDIDKFFKQLTWLENYFRNRTEAIPVFNSTGLLCHSSGCDVSVKMIKEKRNLFKSTAFLEPFTADVDSPIKNGMPALMYGTQLSEEGLKCAIPGFDYNKLYDIWSCPRIVMNVADFGHCDILDPAGWEMCHVTHFCKTTNDTLLTEYRQFVQGVTSAFFISTLQGLTKDISYVTTSNLIPLKLLELKSDINC, encoded by the exons ATGAAACGTGACGTGATATTAAGCTTATTTGCAA CATGTGCTATTGTGGGCGGTATTTACGTAGACAAAGGGAATCCGTACAAACAAGGTCTCCTAAAAGTCGGTCAAATTACACTGTCGGAAACCATAGTTGGGAGTCCGCTACATACAATAG CGTTTTTCCCATTGGAAAATGGTGACTATCCAGTTGTGATTTTCCTGGGCGGTCTTAACACGTACGTCCTATCCGAGCTGTACACGGTTGTCCTATCCTCCATTGCTTCACATGGTTTCTTCGTGTTTGGAGTGGACTACCAGTTTCCCGTTTACGACGAGAGGATGCAATTCACCAAACCCCAAAAATATGGAAAGCAGGACATCgacaaatttttcaaacaacTGACTTGG TTGGAAAACTATTTCAGAAACAGAACCGAAGCAATACCTGTCTTCAACTCAACAGGGCTGCTTTGTCATTCGTCAGGATGTGACGTCAGCGTGAAAATGATTAAAGAAAAGAGAAATCTATTCAAA TCTACTGCATTTTTGGAACCTTTCACGGCTGACGTTGATTCTCCCATCAAAAACGGCATGCCTGCCTTAATGTACGGAACACAGCTCTCCGAGGAGGGATTGAAATGCGCCATTCCTGGTTTTGACTACAACAAGTTGTACGATATTTGGTCCTGTCCTCGAATTGTCATGAATGTAGCG GATTTTGGACACTGTGACATTCTGGATCCAGCGGGGTGGGAAA TGTGTCATGTAACCCACTTCTGCAAGACAACAAACGACACCCTTTTAACAGAGTACCGTCAGTTTGTACAGGGTGTGACCTCAGCTTTCTTCATCTCTACCCTACAGGGTTTAACAAAAGACATCTCCTATGTGACAACCTCAAATCTGATTCCTCTTAAACTTCTTGAGTTAAAATCTGATATCAATTGTTAA
- the LOC128186633 gene encoding CCN family member 3-like, whose product MNRIVVLVFMSTALGASEKIKEMNRRQAGTCADAIHNCVNYGQGVCSDPTYTDWVLKNCQAYCHKCPGTSNGNHGAFTGSSTGCVYKDHVYQQGETWKDGCTYSCTCHDAVTGKYACTGLCLKWNLPPSCSLNPPGPGKCCQTPNCPPNIQVQYPPGYVEQ is encoded by the exons ATGAATAGAATTGTCGTATTAGTTTTCATGTCTACAGCTTTGGGCGCTTCCGAGAAAATTAAGGAAATGAATCGTAGACAAGCAG GAACGTGTGCTGATGCAATTCACAACTGTGTCAACTACGGACAAGGTGTCTGCTCCGATCCAACATATACTGACTGGGTCTTGAAGAACTGTCAGGCTTACTGTCATAAATGCCCTGGCACCAGCAATGGAAATCATGGTGCCTTTACTGGATCATCTACAG GCTGTGTATACAAGGACCACGTTTACCAACAAGGAGAGACTTGGAAGGATGGCTGTACATACAGCTGTACGTGTCACGACGCCGTCACTGGAAAATACGCTTGCACAGGATT ATGTTTAAAATGGAACCTCCCACCTTCCTGTAGTCTGAATCCACCAGGTCCGGGAAAATGCTGTCAGACACCAAACTGTCCACCAAACATCCAAGTTCAGTACCCACCCGGTTACGTTGAGCAGTAA